A region of uncultured Anaeromusa sp. DNA encodes the following proteins:
- a CDS encoding Fur family transcriptional regulator — protein MQLDMTDVRKTFRERQYKLTPQRQIILQAFLNHQDEHLCAEDVHQIVRREAPEIGLATVYRTLDLLSELDLLQKMDFGDGRSRYEINGPDTGHHHHHLICVSCGKVKEFEDDLLDSLEEVISERSKFQIVDHQVKFYGYCQECQKKNDA, from the coding sequence ATGCAACTTGATATGACAGATGTTCGAAAAACCTTTCGCGAGCGGCAGTACAAGCTGACGCCGCAAAGACAAATTATTTTACAAGCGTTTTTGAATCATCAAGATGAGCATCTTTGCGCGGAAGACGTTCATCAAATTGTACGGCGCGAAGCACCAGAAATTGGGTTGGCTACCGTTTATCGTACATTGGATTTATTAAGTGAACTGGATCTTTTGCAGAAAATGGATTTCGGTGACGGCCGCAGCCGCTATGAAATTAATGGGCCTGACACAGGTCATCATCACCATCATTTGATCTGTGTTTCTTGCGGCAAAGTAAAAGAATTTGAAGACGATCTTTTGGATTCTTTAGAAGAAGTAATTTCAGAGCGCAGCAAATTTCAGATTGTTGATCATCAGGTCAAATTTTACGGTTATTGTCAGGAGTGCCAGAAAAAGAATGACGCTTGA
- a CDS encoding MBL fold metallo-hydrolase has protein sequence MEIIQLPVGPLGTNCYIVISKEEHVAMVIDPGGNGDDILRILREKNAALTYIVNTHGHADHIAANGILAEATGASVLIHEADAAMLTSPHRNLSTFIGDAVILKPADSFLKARDVLKLGSLSFTILETPGHTPGGLSLYGEGVLFSGDTLFAESVGRTDFPGGSHQQLLASIQEQLFALPLETKVLPGHGPSTTIGWEKEHNPFIF, from the coding sequence ATGGAAATTATTCAACTGCCAGTTGGGCCTTTGGGCACTAACTGCTATATTGTGATTAGCAAGGAAGAGCATGTGGCGATGGTCATTGATCCCGGCGGAAACGGCGATGATATCTTGCGCATTCTTCGCGAAAAGAATGCTGCCTTGACCTATATTGTCAATACCCACGGCCATGCAGACCATATTGCGGCTAATGGTATTTTAGCGGAAGCTACTGGTGCGTCGGTACTGATTCACGAAGCGGATGCTGCGATGTTGACAAGTCCGCACCGTAATCTTTCTACTTTTATTGGCGATGCAGTCATTTTAAAACCGGCTGACTCGTTTCTTAAAGCAAGAGACGTATTGAAGCTAGGGTCGCTTTCTTTTACCATTTTGGAAACGCCAGGGCATACGCCAGGCGGCCTTAGTCTCTACGGCGAAGGCGTTTTATTTAGCGGCGACACGCTCTTTGCCGAATCAGTAGGCCGAACTGATTTCCCCGGCGGTTCGCATCAACAATTACTGGCAAGTATTCAAGAACAGCTTTTTGCGTTGCCTTTGGAAACAAAAGTGTTACCAGGGCACGGGCCCAGCACGACCATCGGCTGGGAAAAAGAACATAACCCGTTTATTTTTTAG